One Herbaspirillum rubrisubalbicans genomic window carries:
- a CDS encoding J domain-containing protein yields the protein MKKPPQALSISDLDQEATLSHAQKRFNDLIKQIGKRRAGLLEWESAMADFQKKYVDQFLPLDQELQQLHRKLVQRLHEAWSEKGLTKGERAMLSEIIADMAHMLLGKADDPELKLIYNQHSASDYDLEARSELDEVKQVIEEMLDIDLGDDLGEGSPEEIMQRMEAILEQKEREQMAAEQAREERRASRKKSPRQRAAEVKQETERKELSQSIREVYRKLASALHPDREPDASERQRKTLLMQQVNQAYEKNDLLKLLELQLELEHIDQHAINGISTERLKHYNQILKEQLGELDQEVFHVEQQFKQTYGLPPSARVSAKTIVRNLNKDMSLMRDDGKELRSALASFADVQEIKVWLRLGRRRGF from the coding sequence ATGAAAAAACCTCCGCAAGCCCTCAGCATCAGCGACCTCGATCAGGAAGCCACCCTCTCCCATGCACAGAAACGATTCAATGACCTGATCAAGCAGATCGGCAAGCGACGCGCAGGCCTGCTCGAATGGGAGAGCGCCATGGCGGACTTCCAGAAAAAGTATGTCGATCAATTCCTGCCGCTGGATCAGGAACTGCAACAACTGCATCGCAAGCTGGTACAGCGCCTGCATGAAGCCTGGTCTGAAAAGGGATTGACCAAGGGCGAACGCGCCATGCTTTCCGAGATCATTGCCGACATGGCGCACATGCTGCTGGGCAAAGCCGACGACCCTGAACTGAAGCTCATCTACAACCAGCATAGCGCCTCTGACTATGATCTTGAGGCCAGGTCGGAACTGGACGAAGTCAAGCAGGTGATCGAAGAGATGCTCGACATCGATCTGGGCGACGACCTTGGCGAAGGCTCTCCAGAAGAGATCATGCAAAGAATGGAAGCCATACTCGAACAGAAAGAGCGCGAGCAGATGGCTGCCGAGCAAGCGCGCGAAGAACGTCGCGCCAGCCGCAAGAAATCGCCACGCCAACGCGCGGCCGAAGTCAAGCAGGAAACCGAGCGCAAAGAATTGAGCCAATCCATCCGCGAGGTCTACCGCAAACTGGCCAGCGCCCTGCACCCTGACCGCGAACCCGACGCCAGCGAGCGCCAGCGCAAGACCCTGCTGATGCAACAGGTCAACCAGGCCTATGAAAAGAACGACTTGCTGAAGCTACTGGAGTTGCAGCTTGAACTGGAGCACATCGACCAGCACGCCATCAACGGCATCAGCACCGAGCGTCTGAAGCATTACAACCAGATTCTGAAGGAACAACTGGGCGAACTGGATCAGGAAGTGTTCCATGTGGAGCAGCAGTTCAAGCAGACCTATGGACTGCCGCCTTCTGCGCGTGTTTCAGCCAAGACTATCGTGCGCAACCTGAACAAGGACATGAGCCTGATGCGCGACGACGGCAAGGAGCTTAGGTCGGCCTTGGCGTCGTTCGCGGATGTGCAGGAGATCAAGGTTTGGTTGAGGCTGGGGAGACGGAGGGGATTTTGA